The Martelella sp. AD-3 genome includes a region encoding these proteins:
- a CDS encoding ABC transporter substrate-binding protein — protein sequence MKTLKTLTAALLLSASAASMAQADTIRFWTTEEQPERLAKQQEIADAFKEQTGNEVQVIPVTESELGTRATAAFAAGDLPDVIYLTVQYVLPWAEAGILDAEINDEIVNELGIDTFAPGAIEMAEFEGMTAAVPVDGWTQMIIYRKDLFDEAGLAPPDSYANIAAAIEALHNPPEMYGFVAATKIDENFMSQVLEHVFLANGVTPVDENGFKPLDEAKTIEVLDFYKTLADASPEGELYWQQSRALYFDGKAAMIIWSPFILDELAGLRDSAPPTINDDPTSTELAQMTDVVTTFSGPSNPDGAAWADIRYLGVTADATNLDVAADFIKFSMDEGYMNTLSMAPEGKFPVRRGTADAPSKFVDEWATLPVGVDRKAPLADLYPEETVQKIVTGLETANRWGVKEGQLALASKMINSQIINQVVREYIDGEISGEEAVEKLTSELSGIN from the coding sequence ATGAAAACACTGAAGACACTGACGGCGGCATTGCTGCTTTCGGCAAGCGCCGCATCCATGGCGCAGGCCGACACGATCCGCTTCTGGACCACGGAAGAACAGCCAGAGCGGCTGGCCAAGCAGCAGGAAATCGCCGACGCCTTCAAGGAACAGACCGGAAACGAGGTGCAGGTCATTCCGGTGACGGAATCCGAACTCGGCACGCGCGCCACCGCCGCCTTTGCCGCAGGCGACCTGCCCGACGTCATCTATCTCACCGTGCAGTATGTCCTGCCCTGGGCCGAGGCCGGCATTCTGGACGCGGAAATCAACGACGAGATCGTCAATGAACTCGGGATCGACACCTTTGCCCCCGGCGCGATCGAGATGGCTGAGTTCGAGGGCATGACGGCCGCAGTGCCGGTTGACGGCTGGACGCAGATGATCATCTACCGGAAGGACCTTTTCGACGAGGCAGGCCTTGCCCCGCCGGATTCCTATGCAAACATCGCCGCCGCCATCGAGGCGCTGCACAATCCGCCGGAGATGTACGGTTTCGTTGCCGCGACCAAGATCGACGAGAACTTCATGAGCCAGGTTCTGGAGCATGTTTTCCTCGCCAATGGCGTGACGCCGGTGGATGAGAACGGCTTCAAGCCGCTGGACGAGGCCAAGACCATCGAGGTTCTCGATTTCTACAAGACGCTCGCCGACGCCTCTCCGGAAGGCGAGCTCTACTGGCAGCAGTCGCGCGCCCTCTATTTCGACGGCAAGGCGGCGATGATCATCTGGTCACCCTTCATCCTCGATGAGCTTGCCGGTCTGCGCGACAGCGCCCCGCCGACGATCAACGACGATCCGACCTCGACCGAACTGGCGCAGATGACCGATGTCGTCACCACCTTCTCCGGCCCCTCCAATCCGGATGGCGCAGCCTGGGCGGATATCCGCTATCTCGGCGTGACGGCGGATGCGACCAATCTCGATGTCGCCGCGGACTTCATCAAGTTCTCCATGGACGAGGGCTATATGAACACGCTGTCCATGGCGCCGGAAGGGAAGTTCCCGGTCCGTCGCGGCACGGCGGACGCGCCCAGCAAGTTTGTCGATGAATGGGCAACGCTGCCGGTCGGCGTGGATCGCAAGGCGCCGCTCGCCGATCTCTATCCGGAAGAAACCGTGCAAAAGATCGTCACCGGGCTTGAGACCGCCAACCGCTGGGGCGTGAAGGAAGGCCAACTGGCGCTTGCCTCGAAGATGATCAACAGCCAGATCATCAATCAGGTCGTGCGCGAGTATATCGACGGCGAAATCTCCGGAGAGGAAGCCGTAGAGAAGCTGACTTCGGAGCTTTCCGGGATCAACTGA